CTGAAGATTTAATATTATTCTCCATGTACAATATGTATGGATCTGTGTGAATTCTGgtaaatatatgtataataCATTGAAACAGCAGGTTACAGTTGGTGGGtgaaaaaatcaaaaacatttcaaagttaCCATCATGAAAATGCATATAGATATCGTAATTTCATAAATTCTTCCattaaattaaaactgaattatTTCTTAAGTGCTACAAAACTTTGGGGATCAgcaaatatttttcatgttattttaaTTCTTGGTATGTTTAAAAGTAAGTCATCTCATGCAAATATGCTGTTGTTCTCCATCATCAGTTTTCATTCCATCATATTACCTTTCAACATGTTTCTCCTCAGGACAGAGGTCAGCATCTGTTGTCCCACTGGGGCTCTGTGAGTGAGTTTCTTCTGGTTTCCCACACTCTGTCCTTTACTGTTTCACTGGAACAACAATAGGAGTGTGTCCCCTTACCCATCATGTGACGAGACAATAGTTATCATGAAAGTTTTAGCCTGCACATAAGGACTGCTCCAAAAATGGTGACTGCTTAAGCTGAACATAATAGTAATATTTTCACTTCATTGGATCACTTCGGTCAAGCTATTGCATATAGAAAAACTCACATAATAATTATAACTCATCAGATGTCttaatttgatttaaatgttattgtattttaatatcTATGACATTTGTATAAGAATAAAGCTCCAGATATGATCATGAAACCCTCACCTGTCACCCTACCACACCCTAGTCCAGGTGTGAgctttgctgtttttaaaattatatagTGATATTGCCATAAAAAGAATGTATTGGATGCCTGGATGAGTGATCCACAATAATTACAAGACATATATGCATAACATGGAATATGACTTCAACAGAAACACTTTGATGTAATTTCAGTGGTTGTTTATTAAGATAAACAGTGTGTCAAGTTTATATAAAAGCTCAACTGAGAGTAAGATAAATGATGATGCATCACAACAATAACTTGGTAACATCACCAAGACACTGCACTCAAAATGAGTGGGGGACCAATCATCTTtacaaaagacacaaacattATGACATGACTCTTcatatcacattttcataaAATACACTTTTGAATAAGCACAAACTGCACTTTATAACAAAGTCAAAGAACAAAGGGATTCTACAACgaatcacattaaaataatCACAAAGTGATACGAATAGCAGAACCAAATCCACTGACTTTACAGTGTCAGGTATATAATCCTCTTAAACAAAGGACAAAAATAAGTCTGGCTCTGATAACAGAGCAATGCAGAATAATCACAAAGATTAAAATTAGTTGAAAAGAAACGCCTGAGCAAAGGTCAAGCAATTGTGTGTTATCAACATGATAAAATTCAAGAAgtaataaacttcatttcaacgTAAATCACCACAATGTGATGCACATTTTTACATACACTGCTAGTAAACATTAGCAGTAAATGCAAAGTGGAACAAGAATGTCAAATGTTCTTTCTTAATATGAAAGAGGAGCTTGTTTCATTCTTTCCATAGGAAATGTTTGTTACATGAACATGTGAATTACGCCTGGTTTTACAAACACCTTCTGTACATACAGAAGAAAAAGTTCCTTTGATCTTTGACCAACGTGGTCTCTAAACATCTCTGTGGTATGACAAGAGGTTTTCTCTCTGGCTTGAAAGATGTTGTTGGTATCATTTCCTCAGGAAATATCATCTTGCatgaagaacaaaacaaagaaaaaccttCTGTACATACAGAAGAACAAGTTTTTGAATTTTCTTTTCCTGCAATCGTTGACCAATATGATCAGTGTAGATGATCTAGTAGTGATTCCAGTCTGTAGGTTTCTACCACGGCCTCCAGAGGGAGCTGGTGACTGTGTTGTCTTTGGTGATGCTGGTCTGGACTGTGTAGCTCAGAGGAGAGAAGTCAGCCTCACTCAGGCTTTTATCAGAGGAAGTGTGCAGCTGGTTGATGTGGTTCAGCAGGTTTCTCTGGGACTGAGTCTTCACCTCCACCTTTGACAGGAAGTTCACCATCTCTTGGGCACACCCGGAATAGCCCTTATCAACAGGTGCTGAGTCTGCGGCCTGACGCTGCTGCTGCAGTCTTCTCAGGATGCTAACGGTCATCTCCAGGATGTCTGCCTTCTCCAGTTTGGAGTCTGGCTGCTGTTTGAGGAACTCTGGACCCAGGAGAGACTTGAGCTGTTCAATACTGCTGTTGATTCTCTCTCTGCGGATCTTCTCCACCAGAGGCTTTGTGAGctgcaagaagaagaagaaagtcatTAATGAAATAGTTCAGGTGAACAGGTTAAGCTTTATCAAATGCAATCTTTAAAGAATAATGAATGACATTCTGATCTGATCTCCAATTTACCTTATGAGTCAGAGCGAGATGTTGCTGAGAATTAGTCATTACTGGAGAGACTGTAGATGCCATGGCTGGATCTCTGTGCTGTAGAGGTCTCTGTAGAGAGACTCTGATCTCTGCTGCCTTCATCCCTCCTATTTATACTCCCACATCTCCATATGAATGTGTGGGTCTTGGTCTAACTGGAGTTTCTCACAGTTttgaccaatcagagagctgtCCATTAGAGAAAAGAAATCTTGCCCACCACATGCTCAGTGGTCATATTAGTAGAGGACAATTGATACATCCCAAGGGAGCAGATGGAGCACTTTTGGGTGGGTGTGTCAGCGTCAAAGACTCAGAAAGCTCTGTGTGAATCTGGGAAAGTGGTGACCCTGCAGAGAGGATTAATCTGCTACCTGATGCTGCGATCAGTGACTTTGACTCGGCACACGCTTTTCAAATCAAACTGTTTCTCTGATTAAGATAACTTTTCATTTCTCACCTGACACCCACTTAGTGTCATTGATTATCCTGAAAGTAACATTTTTTGGTTCTCACACAAACTCAATCACACATCTGACTGTCTGTGGGTATTTCTATTGTAAAAATCAtttagaattagaattagaattagaattcaactttattgtcattgcacatgtcacaggtacagggcaacgaaatgcagtttgcatccatccagaaagtgctttagccgtgatatagatatattacaatataaattagcaataatagagatgtgtaagtatattacagaaatgggtctattatggtatgttataatgtacacagtgtgaagtatgttatgaataatctaactataagtatgtacaggctgtagtgagtacaagctatgtacaggctatgaacaggatataaatatgaaataaaaactatacagaaatctgagatatacagttatacagaatgtcgactatgtaagttataaacagttgtgggattaaaaattatcgtatgtacagaatgattatctacacagaactatacagtcgtggtaaagtgctagtggttgtgggtgtgtgtatgttcagtccatgagtttaacgtgggtcagatgtcaggaggcagagttcaggagtctgacagctgtggggaagaagctgttccggtacctggtggtcttagtccggaggctcctgtagcacctcccagagggcaggagggtgaagagtccatgtgatgggtgactggggtctttgatgattttcccagcccttttcagacaccgcttcctgtagatgtcctttatggcaggaagtggtgctccggcgatgcgctgggcagttttcacgaccctctgcaacgccttccggtccgaggcagagcagttcccgtaccagactgttatacagttggtcaggatgctctcgatggtgcagcgatagaagttcaccaggatgtctgaggacaggtggttcttcctcagagtcctcaagaagaagaggcgctggtgagccttcttgaccagcttggagcagttggtcgtccagatgagatcctcagagatgtggactcccaggaacttgaagctgctcacacgctccacagccatcCCTTTAATGTCAGATCTGATCTTTTCCTTCTCACATAAAGTTCAACTCATGTGGCAAAGTGATCAAATTCATTTCCCAAGGACACTAGAAAACAATATCAGTGATAATAATGAACAGTACTGTTTCATTATAACATATCGAATGGAtttgtctcagtttttctgATGTCCAGATGTAGCAGGTGTGTTTTTTGCCTTTCAGTTTGTGGTTGGTGTGAGCAGATAGTTGCCCTCACTTTCCCACACTCAGTGCTGAATGATGTGGTCAGTGCACTACAAAGGACTTTGAAAGGAGCTTTTGTGATGGTCGGTGGTCGTGTGCTCCAACAGAGACAGAGCCTGACGTCACCAACCATCTGGAGGGAAACAACATGATTGGTTGCCTCAAAATTTACTCAAATTTCAAAAGTGGaatatattttctttctgtaatAATATACAATTCATGATCCTCTATTTCAGTTTACATTTGGACAAAGTCTGAAATTTGCCCATCATGAAACTTTCATGTTTTCACATGCTCCAAATCTCATGTTCTGAAATGCAGGAGAAGGTCAAGGCAGCTGTTTCCTGAAGTGTGCCAAATCCCTCTGGACAATAGTCAGACACCCATGTGGTGAAGAATGCAAATCAACTTGAACTGTGACCCTCCTTCTCTTTGGTCCTGGAGACGAGAAACCCCCTCaagatataattttattctCCATGTACAATATGTATGGATCTGTGTGAATTCTGGTAAATATATGTGTTATAGATTGAAACAGTAGGTCACAGTTTGTGGGTGAAAAAATCCACAAATATTTATCAGTTACCATCATGAAAATGCATATAGATATCGTAATTTCATAAATTCTTCCattaaattaaaactgaattatTTCTTAAGTGCACTAAACTTTGGAGATCAgcaaatatttttcatgttattttaaTTCTTGGTATGTTTAAAAGTAAGTCATCTCATGCAAATATGCTGTTGTTCTCCATCATCAGTTTTCATTCCATCATATTACCTTTCAACATGTTTCTCCTCAGGACAGAGGTCAGCATCTGTTGTCCCACTGGGGCTCTGTGAGTGAGTTTCTTCTGGTTTCCCACACTCTGTCCTTTACTGTTTCACTGGAACAACAATAGGAGTGTGTCCC
This genomic interval from Oreochromis niloticus isolate F11D_XX linkage group LG5, O_niloticus_UMD_NMBU, whole genome shotgun sequence contains the following:
- the LOC109202143 gene encoding transcription factor HES-5-like — protein: MKAAEIRVSLQRPLQHRDPAMASTVSPVMTNSQQHLALTHKLTKPLVEKIRRERINSSIEQLKSLLGPEFLKQQPDSKLEKADILEMTVSILRRLQQQRQAADSAPVDKGYSGCAQEMVNFLSKVEVKTQSQRNLLNHINQLHTSSDKSLSEADFSPLSYTVQTSITKDNTVTSSLWRPW